In Procambarus clarkii isolate CNS0578487 chromosome 13, FALCON_Pclarkii_2.0, whole genome shotgun sequence, the genomic stretch CACCTCCGGACCAACACCTCTGGACCAACGCCTCTGGACCAACACATCCGGACCAACGCCTCTGGACCAACACCTCCGGACCAACACCTCTGGACCAGCACCTCCGGACCAACACCTCCGGCTCATCACCTCCGGGCTAACAACGCCGCACCAACGCCTCCGGACCAACACCTCCGGACCAACACCTCCGGACCAACGCCTCCGGACCTACACCTTCGGACCAACGCCTCCGGAAAAACACCTCCGGACCAACACCTCCGGACCAACACCTCCGGACCAACACCTCCGGCTCATCACCTCCGGGCTAACAACTCCGCACCAACGCCTCCGGACCAACACCTCCGGACCAACACCTCCGGACCAACGCCTCCGGACCTACACCTTCGGACCAACGCCTCCGGAAAAACACCTCCGGACCAACACCTCCGGACCAACATCTCCGGACCAACTCCTCCGGACCTACACCTTCGGACCAACGCCTCCGGAAAAACACCTCCGGACCAACACCTCCGGACCAACACCTCCGGACCAACGCCTCCGGACCTACACCTCCGGACCAACATCTCCGGACCAACTCCTCCGAACCAATACTTCCGGACCAACACCTCCATACCAACACTTCCGGACCAACATTTTTGGACCAACACCTAATGAATATAACTCCCGTCCAACTCCTCCAGATCAACACCTCCGGACCAACACCTCTGGACCAACACCTCCGGATCAACACCTCTGGACCAACACCTCCGGAACAACACCTCCGGACCAACACCTCCGGACCAACACCTCCGAACCAACACCTCCTCACCAACGCCTCCAGACCAACACCTAGGGACAATCACCTCCGGACCAAGACCTCCGGACTAACACCTCCAGACCAACACCTTCGGACCAACGCCTCCGGTCCCACGCCTCCTTACAAACACCTCCGGACCAACACCTCCGGCTCATCACCTCCGGCTCATAACCTCCGGACTAACACCTCCGCACCAACGCCTCCTTACAAACACCTCCGGACCACCAACACCTCCGGCTCATCACCTCCGGACTAACACCTCCGCACCAACGCCTCCGGACCAACACCTCCGGACAATCACCTCTGCTCCAACGCCTCCGGATC encodes the following:
- the LOC138364457 gene encoding putative proline-rich protein 21, producing the protein MNLSSGNTRSLTNTSFYHLRTNISVYHLRTITSGPTPPDQHLRTNTSAPTPPDNHLRTNISGRTPPEQHNRTNTSGPIPPDLHLRTNASGPTPLDQHLRTNTSGPTPLDQHIRTNASGPTPPDQHLWTSTSGPTPPAHHLRANNAAPTPPDQHLRTNTSGPTPPDLHLRTNASGKTPPDQHLRTNTSGPTPPAHHLRANNSAPTPPDQHLRTNTSGPTPPDLHLRTNASGKTPPDQHLRTNISGPTPPDLHLRTNASGKTPPDQHLRTNTSGPTPPDLHLRTNISGPTPPNQYFRTNTSIPTLPDQHFWTNT